Proteins encoded by one window of Candidatus Poribacteria bacterium:
- a CDS encoding glycerophosphodiester phosphodiesterase: MKIQLLAHRGGMGRAPENTLASFKQALADGADGYEFDVCLTQDKQPVLIHVGFNQYNIQKATGCTIPLSQLTWKEVQQLTMETSDEPVAHLDDALRFTRENQMPCFVEPKSDVPELLPIIIERIHHFEVVHLVSILTFYLRKHLLVDAKRLEPKLQTSAILINPMANFLKAAAAIDANRIILGWSGINHFGLYNTFTRAVTRQIKQLRENGIVVEAGFIQTAKDVAWAVSPQKSGGVDSLWVDDVPYIRSCLQEISS, from the coding sequence ATGAAAATTCAACTCTTGGCACATCGAGGCGGCATGGGGCGTGCACCCGAAAATACGCTTGCCTCTTTCAAGCAAGCATTAGCAGACGGTGCCGATGGTTATGAGTTTGATGTCTGTCTCACCCAGGACAAGCAACCTGTGCTAATTCATGTTGGCTTCAACCAGTACAACATTCAAAAAGCCACCGGGTGTACAATACCACTCAGTCAACTCACCTGGAAAGAGGTACAGCAGCTGACAATGGAAACCTCTGACGAACCCGTTGCACACCTTGATGATGCCCTCCGATTTACACGGGAGAACCAGATGCCGTGTTTCGTTGAACCGAAATCAGATGTTCCGGAACTACTTCCTATCATTATAGAACGGATCCACCATTTCGAGGTTGTTCACCTCGTTAGCATTCTTACTTTCTACCTCCGAAAGCATCTGCTTGTGGATGCCAAGCGTTTGGAACCGAAGTTACAGACGAGCGCGATTCTCATCAATCCGATGGCAAATTTCCTCAAGGCTGCCGCTGCTATTGACGCAAACCGCATCATCTTAGGGTGGAGTGGTATTAACCACTTCGGACTCTATAACACTTTCACGCGCGCTGTTACGCGGCAAATCAAGCAACTTCGTGAGAATGGGATTGTCGTGGAGGCTGGGTTTATTCAGACAGCAAAGGATGTCGCTTGGGCGGTCTCGCCGCAGAAATCCGGTGGTGTTGATAGTTTGTGGGTGGATGATGTGCCTTATATCAGAAGTTGCCTCCAAGAGATTTCGTCTTAG